The proteins below come from a single Fusarium verticillioides 7600 chromosome 3, whole genome shotgun sequence genomic window:
- a CDS encoding hypothetical protein (At least one base has a quality score < 10), producing the protein MLENLSFRVPYPPPQEGFWGEPTSTLNWCEEDYVISHYAAEITNTLTNALFIALGVRGVRNCFKYKHNTVFVIAYLGYLLVGCGSFAFHATLSYPMQLVDELSMIYTTSILCYAIFTHDRSRLFSIALGIGLVVLSISITVYYHYIQNPTFHQNAFSILFLATVFRSLYTMEAILRPSLNNNYVNKSPGASLSDGEALFSVQRPQVIIREMRWIVAMGFITCAAGIAAWKFDNVHCSDLVRWRHQVGLPWGILLEGHGAPDDWAGCELLYHLGYLA; encoded by the exons ATGTTGGAGAATCTCAGTTTCCGAGTTCCCTACCCTCCGCCACAAGAAGGATTTTGGGGGGAGCCAACTTCTACCTTAAATTGGTGCGAGGAA GACTATGTTATCAGCCACTATGCTGCGGAAATCACCAACACCTTGACCAACGCGCTCTTCATCGCGCTTGGTGTTCGCGGAGTACGGAATTGCTTCAAGTACAAACATAACACCGTGTTTGTCATCGCATATCTGGGCTATTTGTTAGTTGGTTGCGGCAGTTTCGCTTTCCACGCAACCTTGTCAT ATCCAATGCAGCTCGTAGATGAGCTCTCCATGATTTATACGACATCTATCCTCTGCTATGCAATCTTCACACATGATAGGTCTCGCTTGTTCTCCATAGCTCTTGGCATCGGACTCGTTGTGCTGTCTATCTCCATCACA GTATATTATCACTACATTCAAAACCCTACATTTCACCAGAATGCCTTTAGTATCCTTTTCCTCGCCACAGTGTTCAGAAGTCTGTACACGATGGAAGCAATTTTGCGTCCCAGCCTGAACAACAACTATGTAAACAAGTCCCCCGGGGCTTCGCTCTCAGACGGGGAAGCGCTATTTTCTGTTCAAAGGCCTCAGGTTATAATTCGTGAGATGCGATGGATTGTGGCCATGGGGTTCATTACCTGTGCAGCTGGAATTGCGGCCTGGAAATTCGACAACGTGCACTGTAGTGATCTCGTCCGGTGGAGACATCAGGTGGGATTGCCATGGGGAATACTTCTCGAAGGCCATGGG GCACCTGATGACTGGGCTGGGTGTGAACTACTTTATCACCTGGGGTATTTGGCTTAG